In the genome of Variibacter gotjawalensis, one region contains:
- a CDS encoding ArsR/SmtB family transcription factor gives MDRDILLASARDASEFLKALSHETRLLILCLLVDGEKSVSELEGMLELRQPAVSQQLARLRADNLVETRRDGKNIYYSLTRPEVIEIIGALHKAFCPPMEPAK, from the coding sequence ATGGATCGCGATATCCTGCTCGCGAGCGCGCGTGATGCGTCGGAGTTTCTCAAGGCGCTGTCGCATGAGACGCGCCTGTTGATCCTGTGCCTTCTGGTCGACGGCGAGAAATCGGTGTCGGAACTCGAGGGCATGCTGGAGCTACGGCAGCCTGCGGTCTCGCAACAGCTTGCGCGTCTGCGCGCCGACAACCTCGTCGAGACGCGCAGAGACGGGAAGAACATCTATTACTCGCTCACGCGGCCGGAGGTGATCGAGATCATCGGCGCGCTGCATAAGGCGTTTTGTCCGCCGATGGAGCCCGCGAAATAA
- a CDS encoding thioredoxin family protein, which translates to MPTRRLILAAAASAVLVRPARAELVRLDGGNFTQSWFVDTFLELGSDVAEATQKGKRLAIMWDLNGCPYCRRTHTEGFADDSVASFVRERFDVMQLNLQGSREVTDLDGEKLTEKRFAAKYGVRFAPTFQFFPETTEGLAAKKPAAREAARAEGYFEPLRLKRVFAFVAEKAYAKQSLNDYLGTPNAAPTGSQTQ; encoded by the coding sequence ATGCCGACACGCCGTTTGATCCTCGCCGCCGCAGCGTCCGCCGTGCTCGTGCGCCCCGCACGGGCTGAACTCGTGCGGCTCGATGGCGGCAATTTCACGCAATCCTGGTTCGTGGACACTTTCCTCGAACTCGGCAGCGATGTCGCGGAGGCGACGCAGAAGGGCAAGCGCCTCGCCATCATGTGGGACCTCAACGGCTGCCCGTATTGCCGACGCACCCACACCGAGGGCTTCGCCGACGACTCCGTTGCGTCCTTCGTGCGCGAGCGCTTCGATGTGATGCAGCTCAACCTGCAAGGCTCCCGCGAGGTGACCGACTTGGACGGCGAGAAGCTCACCGAAAAGCGCTTCGCCGCAAAATACGGCGTGCGCTTCGCGCCGACATTCCAGTTCTTTCCGGAGACGACCGAGGGCCTCGCGGCAAAGAAGCCGGCGGCACGCGAAGCCGCGCGTGCCGAAGGCTATTTCGAGCCGCTGCGCTTGAAGCGTGTCTTCGCCTTCGTCGCCGAGAAAGCTTATGCGAAGCAGAGCCTCAACGACTATCTCGGCACGCCGAACGCGGCTCCGACTGGTTCGCAAACTCAGTGA
- the soxY gene encoding thiosulfate oxidation carrier protein SoxY yields the protein MTIPISRRSALVLAAGAGVAAVLPAQSFAQAAKNNSADLIKAFTGGKTAAAAKIKMDLPEIAENGNTVPMTVSVEGTKDLYATDLLIVADANPQGGVMTVHFSPESVAEVNTRIRCAETQNIIAVAKMSDGSFVTAQREVKVTIGGCGG from the coding sequence ATGACGATTCCGATCAGCCGGCGAAGTGCGCTGGTTTTGGCAGCCGGCGCGGGCGTCGCCGCGGTGCTGCCGGCACAGAGCTTCGCTCAGGCTGCCAAGAATAATTCGGCCGATCTGATCAAGGCCTTCACGGGCGGCAAGACCGCCGCCGCCGCCAAGATCAAGATGGACCTTCCCGAGATCGCCGAGAACGGCAACACGGTTCCGATGACGGTGTCGGTCGAAGGCACAAAGGACCTTTACGCCACGGACCTGCTCATCGTCGCCGACGCCAACCCGCAAGGCGGCGTCATGACGGTTCACTTCTCACCGGAATCGGTCGCCGAAGTGAACACGCGCATCCGCTGCGCCGAAACGCAGAACATCATCGCGGTCGCCAAGATGTCCGATGGATCCTTCGTCACGGCGCAACGCGAGGTGAAGGTGACCATCGGCGGCTGCGGCGGCTAA
- the soxZ gene encoding thiosulfate oxidation carrier complex protein SoxZ, which yields MSDAKPRPRVRLDKKEVKKGETIELKTLIQHTMESGQRKDASGNTIPRKIIKQFTAELNGKTVFSCDLEPAISANPYMQFRIRPDASGTLKLTWLDDDGSKIEHSEEIKVV from the coding sequence ATGTCCGATGCAAAACCCCGTCCGCGCGTCCGTCTCGACAAAAAGGAAGTCAAGAAGGGCGAGACGATCGAGCTCAAGACGCTGATCCAGCACACGATGGAATCCGGCCAGCGCAAGGATGCGTCCGGCAACACCATTCCGCGCAAGATCATCAAGCAGTTCACGGCCGAGCTGAACGGCAAGACCGTGTTCTCCTGCGATCTCGAGCCCGCAATTTCGGCGAACCCCTACATGCAGTTCCGCATTCGCCCCGATGCTTCGGGCACGCTGAAGCTGACGTGGCTCGACGACGACGGCTCTAAGATCGAGCACTCGGAAGAGATCAAGGTCGTGTAA
- the soxB gene encoding thiosulfohydrolase SoxB — protein sequence MTTRREFLAAAAALAAAVPGGSFSRALAQQRFTQDDITRFEPLGNVTLVHLADLHAQLNPLYFREAAVNLGVGDAKGKIPHITGEAYRQRYGVPPNSAGAYALTADNFAALAKDFGRMGGLDRIATVVKQIRGERADRMLFLDGGDTWQGSYTALKTKAADIVDCMKLIKPDAMVGHWEFTYGADRVKEIVDDLGFPFLGQNIRDTEWNEQAFEPTAMFERGGVKIAVIGQAFPYTPISNPRWMFPNWTFGIREEDLQKNIDKARRDGAGLVVLLSHNGFDVDRKLATRVKGIDVILTAHTHDALPEAEHVGKTLLIAGGSHGKFITRLDLDVQGGEIKNYRFKLMPIFSDIIAPDAEMAAKIKEVRAPHEAHLRQVVGRSETLLYRRGNFNGTFDDVICDALLSERDAEIALSPGVRWGTSVLPGQDITREDIYNATAITYPNAYRIKMAGERIKLALEDVADNIFNADPYYQGGGDMVRVGGLSFSIAPAGTIGNRISDLTVTKTGKPLEAAKEYTVAGWASVNEGTEGPPIWDVVASHIAKVKIVAPKEDSRVKVVGM from the coding sequence ATGACAACCCGCCGCGAATTTCTCGCCGCAGCCGCAGCATTGGCGGCAGCCGTTCCGGGCGGAAGCTTCTCGCGTGCGCTGGCGCAGCAGCGCTTCACGCAGGACGACATCACGCGCTTCGAGCCGCTCGGCAACGTGACGCTCGTGCACCTCGCCGACCTCCACGCGCAACTCAATCCGCTCTACTTCCGCGAAGCCGCCGTCAATCTCGGCGTCGGCGATGCGAAGGGGAAAATCCCTCACATCACCGGCGAAGCGTATCGGCAGCGCTACGGCGTGCCGCCGAACTCGGCCGGCGCTTACGCGCTGACGGCAGATAATTTCGCAGCGCTCGCGAAAGACTTCGGCCGCATGGGCGGCCTCGATCGCATCGCGACGGTGGTGAAACAAATCCGCGGCGAGCGCGCCGACCGCATGCTGTTTCTCGACGGCGGCGACACGTGGCAAGGCAGCTACACAGCACTGAAAACAAAAGCCGCCGACATCGTCGACTGCATGAAGCTGATCAAGCCCGACGCGATGGTCGGCCATTGGGAATTCACTTACGGCGCCGACCGCGTGAAGGAGATCGTCGACGATCTCGGCTTCCCGTTCCTCGGCCAAAATATCCGCGACACCGAATGGAACGAACAAGCATTTGAGCCGACCGCGATGTTCGAACGCGGTGGCGTGAAGATCGCCGTGATCGGGCAAGCGTTTCCATACACACCGATTTCGAATCCGCGTTGGATGTTTCCGAATTGGACCTTCGGCATCCGCGAGGAGGATCTGCAGAAGAATATCGACAAGGCACGCCGCGACGGCGCTGGCCTCGTCGTTCTCCTGTCGCACAACGGCTTCGACGTCGATCGCAAACTCGCGACGCGCGTGAAAGGCATCGACGTGATCCTCACGGCGCACACGCACGATGCGTTGCCGGAAGCCGAACATGTCGGCAAAACGCTGCTCATCGCGGGCGGCAGCCATGGCAAATTCATCACGCGCCTCGATCTCGATGTGCAGGGCGGCGAGATCAAGAACTACCGCTTCAAGCTGATGCCGATCTTCTCCGACATCATCGCGCCGGACGCCGAGATGGCAGCGAAGATTAAGGAAGTCCGCGCACCGCACGAAGCGCATTTGCGCCAAGTCGTCGGCCGCAGCGAAACGCTGCTCTACCGGCGCGGCAACTTCAACGGCACTTTCGATGACGTCATCTGCGATGCGCTGCTCTCCGAACGCGACGCCGAGATTGCGCTGTCGCCCGGCGTTCGCTGGGGCACATCGGTGCTGCCGGGACAGGACATCACGCGCGAGGATATCTACAACGCGACCGCGATCACGTATCCGAACGCTTACCGCATCAAGATGGCCGGCGAGCGCATCAAGCTCGCGCTCGAGGACGTTGCCGATAACATCTTCAACGCCGATCCCTACTACCAAGGCGGCGGCGACATGGTGCGCGTCGGCGGCCTCTCGTTCTCGATCGCGCCGGCCGGCACGATCGGCAACCGCATCTCCGACCTTACGGTGACGAAGACCGGCAAGCCGCTCGAAGCCGCAAAAGAATACACGGTCGCGGGTTGGGCCAGCGTCAACGAGGGCACCGAAGGCCCGCCGATCTGGGATGTGGTCGCGAGCCACATCGCGAAGGTGAAAATCGTCGCGCCGAAAGAAGACTCGCGCGTCAAAGTCGTCGGCATGTGA
- the soxC gene encoding sulfite dehydrogenase yields MKRENESSASRRFFLKGGALIAAAAASGSSAIAAKPENQAPNVPDWSKTLGDGVAVRAYGKPSKYEAHVVRRDVEWLTASRESSVSFTPLHEIEGPITPNSLCFERHHGGIAEIDPADHQLMIHGLVDKPLIYTLADLKRMPRVNRVYFAECAANSGMEWRGAQLNGCQYTHGMIHSLMYTGVPLKVLLEQAGLKNNAKWLLLEGADASGMTRSLPLAKALDDVLIAYKMNGEALRPENGYPMRAVIPGWEANMWVKWIRRIKVGDEPWHHREETSKYTDLLENGTARRFTYIMDAKSVITNPSPQAPLTHRKGFTVLSGIAWSGRGKVARVDISLDGGRNWRAARLDGPVWNKAVTRFYYEFDWDGSELLLQSRAQDDTGYVQPTKVALRKVRGVNSIYHNNGIQTWQVRPNGEVENVEVG; encoded by the coding sequence ATGAAACGAGAAAACGAAAGCTCAGCTTCGCGCCGCTTCTTTCTCAAAGGCGGCGCGCTCATCGCAGCAGCGGCCGCGAGCGGATCGAGCGCGATCGCCGCCAAGCCCGAAAATCAAGCGCCGAATGTGCCCGATTGGTCGAAAACCCTCGGCGATGGCGTCGCGGTGCGCGCTTACGGCAAGCCGTCGAAATACGAAGCGCATGTCGTGCGCCGCGATGTCGAATGGCTCACCGCATCGCGCGAAAGCTCGGTGAGCTTCACGCCTTTGCACGAGATCGAAGGCCCGATCACGCCGAACTCGCTCTGCTTCGAGCGTCACCACGGCGGCATTGCCGAGATCGATCCGGCGGACCATCAGCTGATGATCCACGGCCTCGTCGACAAGCCGCTGATCTACACGCTCGCGGATTTAAAGCGCATGCCGCGCGTCAACCGTGTCTACTTCGCCGAATGCGCGGCGAATTCCGGCATGGAATGGCGCGGCGCGCAGCTCAATGGCTGCCAGTACACGCACGGCATGATTCACAGCCTGATGTATACGGGCGTGCCGCTGAAAGTTTTGCTCGAGCAAGCAGGCCTGAAGAACAACGCGAAGTGGCTGCTGCTCGAAGGGGCGGATGCGTCCGGCATGACGCGATCGCTGCCGCTCGCCAAAGCGCTCGACGACGTTCTCATCGCCTATAAGATGAATGGCGAAGCGCTGCGCCCCGAGAATGGCTATCCGATGCGCGCCGTGATCCCGGGCTGGGAAGCCAACATGTGGGTGAAATGGATTCGCCGCATCAAGGTCGGCGACGAGCCGTGGCATCACCGCGAGGAAACGTCGAAATACACGGACCTGTTGGAGAACGGCACGGCGCGCCGCTTCACCTACATCATGGATGCAAAGTCCGTGATCACGAATCCATCGCCGCAGGCGCCGCTGACGCATCGAAAGGGTTTCACGGTGTTGTCCGGCATCGCGTGGTCCGGGCGAGGCAAGGTCGCGCGCGTCGACATCTCGCTCGACGGCGGGCGCAACTGGCGCGCCGCGCGGCTCGACGGTCCCGTGTGGAATAAAGCGGTGACGCGCTTCTACTACGAGTTCGATTGGGACGGCAGCGAGCTGCTGCTGCAGTCGCGCGCGCAGGACGACACCGGCTACGTGCAGCCGACGAAAGTCGCGCTGCGTAAGGTGCGCGGCGTCAACTCGATCTACCACAACAACGGCATCCAGACCTGGCAGGTCCGCCCAAACGGGGAGGTCGAGAATGTCGAAGTGGGTTGA
- a CDS encoding c-type cytochrome, whose product MSKWVDANGPASFETRGFTALLRMRGEFGFPAFFRPHPEERQVGGANPAASRRTRAALAIIAFSIGFATLANAQQKPPPLGIGREATQHEIAGWDIDVRPDGQGLPHGKGTVKQGEEIYVNQCSACHGEFGESAGRWPILSGGAGTLKSHDPVKSVGSYWPYASTLFDYIRRAMPYGNAQSLSNDELYAVTAYVLYLNDIIRDEDFELSEKTFKTIKLPNQAFHDDDRETTEKHFWQKTPCMKDCTPGAVKVTGRARVLDVTPEAGKGPKVD is encoded by the coding sequence ATGTCGAAGTGGGTTGATGCGAATGGGCCTGCATCCTTCGAGACGCGCGGTTTCACCGCGCTCCTCAGGATGAGGGGAGAGTTTGGTTTTCCGGCGTTTTTCCGCCCTCATCCAGAGGAGCGGCAGGTTGGCGGAGCCAACCCGGCCGCGTCTCGAAGGACGAGGGCGGCCCTCGCTATCATCGCCTTTTCCATCGGCTTCGCGACTCTCGCCAACGCGCAGCAGAAACCGCCGCCGCTCGGAATCGGCCGCGAAGCGACGCAGCATGAAATTGCCGGTTGGGACATCGATGTCCGGCCGGACGGGCAGGGGCTTCCGCACGGCAAGGGGACCGTGAAGCAAGGCGAAGAGATTTACGTCAATCAATGCTCGGCGTGTCACGGCGAATTCGGCGAGAGCGCAGGGCGGTGGCCAATCCTTTCCGGCGGCGCCGGCACGCTGAAAAGCCATGACCCGGTGAAGTCGGTCGGCTCTTATTGGCCTTACGCGTCGACGCTGTTCGATTACATCCGCCGCGCCATGCCCTACGGCAATGCACAGTCGTTATCGAACGACGAACTCTACGCCGTCACGGCGTATGTGCTCTATCTCAACGACATCATTCGCGATGAGGATTTCGAACTCAGCGAGAAGACTTTCAAAACCATCAAACTGCCGAACCAAGCTTTCCACGACGACGATCGCGAAACGACCGAAAAGCATTTTTGGCAGAAGACGCCGTGCATGAAAGATTGCACGCCGGGCGCGGTGAAAGTCACCGGCCGCGCGCGTGTGCTCGATGTGACGCCGGAAGCCGGTAAGGGACCGAAGGTGGACTAA
- a CDS encoding SDR family NAD(P)-dependent oxidoreductase yields the protein MAGRKALVTGGARGLGKAAAEALAKAGADVMISDILTDLGRDTAAEIARIGVKASFVAHDVTDDAAWEKAAAATVAELGGFDILINNAGIIVASPLIDMKADDIRRLNDVNILGVALGIKHAFRSMRPGGAAGKGGAVVNLSSLAALTAPAMVGVYAATKSAVDRLTRVGAVESGRFGYGVRVNCVYPSLIQTDMGRNLAQDYATLGLFKDKEAALASSAGRSHIGGLAEPRDVANAIVFLCSDEARFITGSGIPVEGGAGT from the coding sequence TTGGCCGGGCGAAAAGCGCTCGTCACCGGCGGCGCGCGCGGGCTTGGCAAAGCCGCAGCCGAAGCGTTGGCGAAAGCCGGCGCCGATGTGATGATCTCGGACATTCTCACCGACCTCGGCCGCGACACCGCGGCGGAGATCGCACGGATCGGCGTCAAGGCATCGTTCGTCGCACACGACGTGACGGACGATGCAGCGTGGGAGAAAGCCGCCGCTGCAACAGTCGCCGAACTCGGCGGCTTCGACATTCTCATCAACAACGCGGGCATCATCGTCGCCTCGCCGCTGATCGACATGAAGGCCGACGACATTCGCCGCCTCAACGACGTGAACATTCTCGGCGTCGCGCTCGGCATCAAGCATGCGTTCCGCTCTATGCGCCCAGGTGGTGCCGCTGGCAAAGGCGGCGCCGTCGTCAATCTCTCTTCACTCGCCGCGCTGACGGCGCCCGCGATGGTCGGCGTCTACGCGGCGACGAAATCGGCGGTCGATCGGTTGACGCGTGTCGGCGCCGTCGAGTCCGGGCGCTTCGGCTACGGCGTTCGTGTCAATTGCGTTTATCCGAGCCTGATCCAGACCGACATGGGCCGCAATCTCGCGCAGGATTACGCGACGCTCGGCCTGTTCAAGGACAAAGAAGCGGCTCTCGCATCGAGCGCCGGCCGCTCGCATATCGGCGGCCTTGCCGAACCTCGCGATGTCGCCAATGCGATCGTCTTTCTGTGTTCGGACGAGGCGCGCTTCATCACCGGGTCCGGCATTCCGGTGGAGGGCGGCGCGGGAACGTGA
- a CDS encoding monovalent cation:proton antiporter-2 (CPA2) family protein, with amino-acid sequence MAAETGFGIETAVALLGAGVVAVPIFRKAGLGSVLGYLAAGLAIGPFGLRVVSDPLTLLHVGELGVVLFLFVIGLEMRPSKLWNLRGEIFGLGVAQVVTCSLLLTGLAHYVFGLSWAIAAVGAAGFVLSSTAVIMQMLDETNELSEPSGQRAVSILLLEDLAIVPLLAAVAVWAALNGKADANAMPVWQSVGLAGVTVALVIAAGRWLLDPFFALLARAGAREVMTAAALLVVLGTAVLMQRGGLSMAMGAFLAGVLLSESTFRHQLEVDIEPFRGILLGLFFISVGMALDLSVVVNEWKLVIAGVLSFMIVKALGIFGVARLFGATNDESLRRSALFAQGGEFAFVLYASALAVGMIDQRNAAVLSAIVILSMALTPLVLIAERKLVKPPAPSMDGIDRADGLKGRVLVIGFGRFAQIAAQALLTQKVEVSLIETDVEMIRAAGRFGFKVHYGDGTRLDVLRASGAETAEAILVCVDKPDAADHIVELVRAEFPHAKLFVRAFDRGHSLRLIKAGVEFQVRETFESALTFGRTVLTQLGVTEEEADDIVADVRRRDEERLELQVVSGIEAGRSLIRGNMPTPVPEPFVKPRVDASKASPDAALAAASDS; translated from the coding sequence GTGGCTGCAGAAACGGGCTTTGGAATTGAGACGGCGGTCGCGCTGTTGGGTGCGGGCGTTGTCGCCGTGCCGATTTTTCGCAAAGCAGGTCTCGGCTCCGTGCTCGGCTATCTCGCGGCCGGGCTTGCCATCGGTCCATTCGGGCTGCGTGTCGTCTCCGATCCGCTGACGCTATTGCATGTCGGCGAACTCGGCGTCGTGCTGTTTCTCTTCGTCATCGGCCTCGAGATGCGGCCATCGAAGCTATGGAATCTGCGCGGCGAGATTTTCGGTCTCGGCGTCGCGCAGGTGGTGACGTGCAGCCTGCTGCTCACCGGCCTCGCGCATTATGTCTTCGGCCTATCGTGGGCGATCGCGGCGGTCGGCGCCGCCGGTTTCGTTCTGTCGTCGACTGCCGTGATCATGCAGATGCTCGACGAAACCAACGAGCTTAGCGAACCATCCGGCCAGCGCGCCGTTTCGATCCTTCTCCTCGAAGATCTCGCCATCGTGCCGCTGCTTGCCGCCGTCGCCGTATGGGCGGCGCTGAACGGCAAGGCGGACGCAAACGCGATGCCGGTGTGGCAGAGCGTCGGTCTCGCCGGCGTCACGGTCGCGCTCGTCATTGCGGCGGGGCGCTGGCTGCTCGATCCATTCTTCGCGCTGCTGGCACGCGCGGGTGCGCGCGAAGTCATGACGGCGGCGGCGTTGCTGGTGGTTCTCGGCACGGCCGTCTTGATGCAGCGTGGCGGCCTCTCGATGGCGATGGGCGCATTCCTCGCCGGCGTGCTGCTGTCGGAGTCGACGTTCCGGCACCAGCTCGAGGTCGACATCGAGCCGTTTCGCGGCATTCTGCTGGGACTGTTCTTCATCAGCGTCGGCATGGCGCTTGATCTGTCGGTCGTCGTCAACGAGTGGAAGCTCGTCATCGCTGGCGTTCTCTCGTTCATGATCGTCAAGGCGCTCGGCATCTTCGGTGTCGCGCGCCTCTTCGGCGCGACGAACGATGAATCGCTGCGGCGCTCCGCGCTGTTCGCGCAAGGCGGCGAGTTCGCCTTCGTGCTGTACGCCTCCGCGCTCGCGGTAGGCATGATCGATCAGCGTAACGCCGCGGTGCTCTCCGCCATCGTCATTCTCTCCATGGCGCTGACGCCGCTGGTGCTCATCGCGGAACGCAAGCTCGTCAAGCCGCCGGCGCCGTCGATGGACGGCATAGACCGCGCCGACGGCCTCAAGGGTCGCGTGCTCGTGATCGGCTTCGGACGCTTCGCGCAGATCGCCGCGCAGGCGTTGCTGACGCAGAAGGTCGAGGTCTCGCTCATCGAAACCGACGTCGAGATGATCAGGGCCGCCGGGCGCTTCGGCTTCAAAGTGCATTACGGCGACGGCACGCGGCTCGACGTGCTGCGTGCCTCAGGCGCGGAGACGGCCGAGGCCATTCTCGTCTGCGTCGACAAGCCGGACGCGGCCGATCACATCGTCGAACTCGTGCGCGCGGAATTCCCGCACGCCAAGCTGTTCGTCCGCGCTTTCGATCGCGGACATTCGCTGCGCCTCATCAAGGCCGGCGTCGAATTCCAGGTGCGCGAGACCTTCGAGTCCGCGCTTACTTTCGGCCGCACGGTGCTGACGCAGCTCGGTGTGACGGAAGAGGAAGCCGACGACATTGTCGCCGACGTTCGCCGCCGCGACGAGGAGCGTCTCGAACTTCAAGTCGTCAGCGGCATCGAAGCCGGCCGATCGCTCATCCGCGGCAATATGCCGACGCCGGTGCCGGAGCCCTTCGTCAAGCCGCGCGTCGACGCATCGAAGGCGTCGCCGGATGCTGCGCTCGCGGCCGCTTCGGACAGCTGA
- a CDS encoding ClpP family protease: MTEQASQTSRLGAEDFRIPSILLTGAVDYDMYRAFRQQIDGSEGKLVIIELSTLGGDPEVARMMGEDIRFLTEMSPDRRFVFLGKAAIYSAGTTFMSFFARENRYLTRGTRLMVHERKMLKTVSISGPLTTCLATVKALLNELESSIDIQNEGFANLVQGTNVTLDDVIEKATSDWYIEANEAVSLGLVEAVI; the protein is encoded by the coding sequence ATGACCGAACAAGCCAGCCAAACGTCGCGCCTCGGCGCAGAAGATTTTCGCATTCCGTCGATCCTGCTCACCGGCGCGGTCGACTACGACATGTATCGCGCCTTTCGCCAGCAGATCGATGGCTCTGAGGGGAAGCTCGTCATCATCGAGCTATCGACGCTCGGCGGCGATCCGGAAGTCGCGCGCATGATGGGCGAAGACATTCGCTTCCTCACAGAGATGTCGCCGGACCGCCGCTTCGTGTTTCTCGGCAAAGCCGCGATCTATTCCGCCGGCACGACATTCATGAGCTTCTTTGCGCGCGAGAACCGCTACCTGACGCGCGGCACGCGCCTGATGGTGCACGAGCGCAAGATGCTCAAGACAGTCTCGATCAGTGGGCCGCTGACGACATGCCTCGCTACCGTGAAGGCGTTGCTCAATGAGCTCGAAAGCTCGATCGATATCCAGAACGAGGGCTTCGCCAACTTAGTTCAGGGGACCAATGTCACGCTCGACGACGTTATCGAGAAAGCGACGTCCGATTGGTACATCGAAGCCAACGAAGCGGTGTCGCTCGGCCTCGTCGAAGCAGTCATCTAG